The following are encoded together in the Bacillus sp. V2I10 genome:
- a CDS encoding MFS transporter, whose product MKIFENRNFVKLFFAALASQMGTTIGNMAFAFYLLDRFSHQPSFATMAELMYSLPTLFVFFLVGVVADRFDRKKVAENCDWIRAILTVLLFGSLFLNSIPLVFFLLFLRSAVTKFFYPAEASLVQSILNKEQYAQAAGLNQMLFSIFMVFGVGLGALAYKTIGLQGAVAVDFFSFVISAILIRRCKIPIEARLPNGKLKWKDFSIGASYRDFKDGILYIARNKLLASLIFGFFVFGFVNGAFAILPIFTMKYELSPDNYEKYASYFAISLGIGLLAGSGIGTLISSKIKPHQMMIYPIFLCAILIYILGLTDHMGIFLATVFIIGTCIGPINIAIGGWMPKIVHPKLMGRVSGWIDPLMMFAQSITLGLIAVLFPKIISNIEYLYYGMATVILLVFLFYALTLPKLSRELEYSQAKRTRLASTRKGQVHIS is encoded by the coding sequence ATGAAAATCTTTGAAAACAGAAATTTTGTCAAGCTCTTTTTTGCTGCCTTGGCCTCACAAATGGGCACGACGATCGGAAATATGGCTTTTGCCTTTTATTTGCTTGACCGGTTCAGCCATCAGCCTTCTTTCGCAACCATGGCGGAGCTTATGTATTCCCTGCCGACTTTATTCGTTTTCTTTTTAGTCGGGGTGGTTGCAGACAGATTTGACCGAAAAAAAGTAGCTGAAAATTGTGATTGGATCAGAGCCATTCTTACAGTCCTTCTTTTTGGCTCATTATTCTTGAATTCTATTCCGCTCGTGTTTTTCTTATTATTTCTGCGGAGTGCCGTTACCAAGTTTTTCTATCCTGCAGAAGCAAGTCTTGTTCAAAGCATTTTAAACAAAGAACAATATGCACAGGCAGCGGGCCTGAATCAAATGCTGTTCAGTATTTTCATGGTATTTGGTGTTGGACTCGGAGCCCTTGCCTATAAAACAATAGGACTTCAAGGTGCTGTAGCAGTTGATTTTTTCAGTTTTGTGATTTCTGCTATTCTTATTCGCAGATGTAAAATACCAATAGAGGCAAGGCTGCCAAATGGAAAATTAAAATGGAAAGATTTCAGCATTGGGGCCTCGTATAGAGACTTCAAGGATGGAATTCTCTATATTGCGAGAAATAAGCTATTAGCTTCTCTGATTTTTGGATTTTTTGTTTTTGGATTTGTAAATGGAGCATTTGCCATTTTGCCAATCTTTACGATGAAGTATGAATTGTCTCCTGATAACTATGAAAAATATGCTTCATACTTTGCGATTTCTCTTGGGATTGGCCTTCTTGCCGGAAGCGGCATCGGGACATTGATCTCTTCTAAAATTAAACCTCATCAGATGATGATTTACCCGATTTTCCTCTGCGCCATCTTGATTTATATATTAGGTTTGACAGATCATATGGGTATTTTTTTAGCTACTGTTTTTATTATTGGGACATGCATTGGTCCTATAAATATAGCAATTGGCGGCTGGATGCCGAAAATTGTGCATCCTAAGCTGATGGGACGGGTCAGCGGCTGGATAGATCCTCTCATGATGTTCGCACAATCGATTACGCTTGGGTTGATTGCCGTGCTTTTCCCGAAAATCATCAGCAATATTGAGTATCTCTATTACGGCATGGCAACCGTTATTCTTCTGGTCTTCTTATTTTACGCGCTCACCCTGCCGAAGCTGAGCAGGGAGCTCGAATATTCTCAAGCTAAAAGAACTCGTCTTGCTTCAACAAGAAAAGGACAAGTTCATATCTCTTAA
- a CDS encoding HD domain-containing phosphohydrolase, which translates to MFSTLVISSFEIGILLFILSISIVCMVLCEWFVFRKHINPIRQVFKNGDLSIEAIENAFWQAHRFPSLTVCRIFGPHLFGLSIPAVLLAAVFIQMELLSLPLYYTLLAAVGAVLIAGMHGIIEFFLSSKAVRPLLIILRNKALMLHGADLTSEAKIHISIQQKVLYSAIYIGVFPLLLFTLATQIRFQENAVPLLSEYWSWAIIILIVSVLFAVFGAFLLFKNISEPIEKLQFGMSEVEQGHLSYRNEVYSDEFSKLIAGFNKMIRGLRERDQINSQLLESLYTTLSLALDARDPYTAGHSVRVAEYSVLIGREAGLCEESLDTLRKSALLHDLGKIGIRDSILLKDGRLTHEEFEEIKKHPVIGAGILSNVQPGEMMEPLIPGVKYHHERYDGMGYPEGLRGDDIPFYGRIMAVADAYDAMTSDRPYRRGMPAEKALSIIKEGKGTQWDPVFAELFLNVMDCQRESKSV; encoded by the coding sequence ATGTTTTCCACTTTAGTCATTTCTTCTTTTGAAATAGGGATTCTGCTGTTTATACTAAGTATATCCATTGTTTGCATGGTGCTTTGTGAATGGTTTGTATTCAGAAAGCATATAAATCCCATCAGGCAGGTATTTAAAAATGGCGATCTCTCAATTGAAGCCATTGAGAATGCTTTCTGGCAAGCACATCGGTTTCCATCGCTGACCGTGTGCCGGATTTTCGGACCTCATCTCTTCGGTCTATCCATCCCTGCTGTCCTGCTGGCAGCAGTGTTTATCCAGATGGAGTTGCTTAGCTTGCCGCTATACTATACTCTCCTCGCAGCAGTTGGCGCGGTCCTGATTGCCGGAATGCACGGCATTATTGAGTTTTTCTTATCTTCAAAAGCGGTCAGGCCATTGTTGATCATTCTTCGAAACAAAGCGCTGATGCTTCACGGCGCAGATTTAACATCAGAAGCAAAAATTCATATATCCATTCAGCAGAAGGTGCTGTACAGCGCGATTTATATTGGGGTCTTTCCTCTCCTCTTATTTACGCTTGCGACACAAATTCGTTTTCAGGAAAATGCGGTACCTCTTTTATCCGAATATTGGAGCTGGGCGATTATCATCTTAATCGTATCTGTCTTGTTCGCGGTATTCGGTGCTTTTTTATTGTTCAAAAATATATCTGAACCGATCGAGAAGCTCCAGTTCGGCATGTCAGAGGTTGAACAAGGACACCTTTCCTATAGAAATGAAGTGTATTCTGATGAATTTTCTAAATTGATAGCGGGCTTTAATAAAATGATCCGCGGGCTTAGAGAAAGAGATCAAATTAACAGTCAGCTATTGGAGAGCCTGTATACAACTCTCTCATTAGCACTTGATGCAAGAGATCCATATACAGCCGGCCATTCAGTCCGCGTTGCAGAGTATTCTGTCTTAATCGGCAGAGAAGCAGGCTTATGCGAAGAAAGCCTGGACACCCTCCGCAAATCCGCCCTTCTTCACGATTTAGGCAAAATCGGCATCAGGGACAGCATCTTGCTGAAAGATGGACGATTAACTCATGAGGAATTCGAAGAAATTAAGAAGCACCCTGTCATAGGTGCAGGCATCTTATCAAATGTTCAGCCTGGGGAAATGATGGAACCGCTTATCCCTGGTGTTAAGTATCATCATGAACGATATGACGGCATGGGTTATCCTGAAGGGCTCAGGGGCGATGATATTCCTTTTTACGGAAGAATTATGGCCGTTGCAGATGCGTATGATGCCATGACATCTGACCGGCCGTACAGACGCGGTATGCCGGCTGAAAAAGCGCTGTCCATTATCAAAGAAGGAAAAGGAACACAGTGGGATCCGGTGTTTGCAGAGCTTTTTCTGAATGTAATGGACTGCCAAAGAGAATCAAAATCAGTTTAA
- a CDS encoding YkyB family protein, whose product MDDHNRNQPLKPTTENIAKAIYIVNRHAKTAPDPKFLYTLKKRALHKLLTEGRAKKEGLHFSNNPKNSKQQSDVLVSAGEYYFHMPPTKDDFENLPHLGSLNQTYRNPKIHLPLAKAKALLQQYVGIKETSPTGSAPKKPSPTYKKPVFKRLGESY is encoded by the coding sequence ATGGACGATCATAATCGAAACCAGCCATTAAAGCCGACAACTGAAAATATTGCAAAAGCGATTTATATTGTTAACCGCCATGCAAAAACAGCTCCGGATCCTAAGTTTTTATATACTCTTAAAAAGCGTGCACTTCATAAACTGCTTACTGAGGGAAGGGCAAAAAAGGAAGGTCTTCACTTTTCCAATAATCCCAAAAACAGCAAACAGCAATCAGATGTACTTGTCTCTGCAGGAGAATATTATTTCCATATGCCTCCCACAAAAGATGACTTCGAAAACCTCCCACATCTTGGTTCACTGAATCAAACGTACCGGAACCCAAAAATACATTTACCTTTAGCAAAGGCTAAAGCGCTGCTGCAGCAATATGTCGGCATAAAGGAAACATCGCCAACTGGATCAGCTCCTAAAAAACCTTCTCCTACATATAAAAAACCTGTTTTTAAACGTTTAGGCGAAAGCTACTGA
- a CDS encoding HD domain-containing protein encodes MNLTDKAKRFAEGAHEGQVRRLDGGPYYTHVENTALILFKAGFREEVVAAGFLHDTVEDTATSIGQIKDIFGGDVASLVAFNTEDKSLTWEERKQHTILSASHAGIEEKAILAADKLDNLLSLLKEHRKHGDDIWRMFNRGKDKQAWYHRSISENLFKNLEPKEIPSFFFVYKRLVKEFFSE; translated from the coding sequence ATGAATTTAACGGATAAAGCAAAACGTTTCGCAGAGGGAGCACATGAAGGGCAGGTCCGCAGGCTAGACGGGGGACCATACTACACACACGTGGAAAACACAGCGCTTATTCTCTTTAAAGCGGGATTTAGGGAAGAGGTTGTTGCAGCTGGATTTTTGCACGACACCGTGGAAGATACGGCCACATCAATAGGGCAAATCAAAGATATATTTGGCGGGGATGTAGCCTCTCTTGTTGCTTTTAATACCGAGGATAAATCACTGACATGGGAAGAACGGAAGCAGCATACCATTCTGTCAGCCAGTCATGCGGGCATCGAGGAAAAAGCGATTTTAGCTGCAGATAAGCTGGACAATCTTCTGAGCCTTCTGAAGGAACACAGAAAGCATGGCGATGATATCTGGAGAATGTTTAACCGCGGAAAAGACAAGCAGGCATGGTATCACCGTTCCATTTCTGAAAATCTTTTTAAGAACCTTGAACCAAAAGAGATCCCGAGTTTTTTCTTTGTTTACAAACGCCTTGTTAAGGAGTTTTTCAGCGAATAA
- a CDS encoding chemotaxis protein: protein MQQTDILLESGTNELEIVEFTVAGLKFGINVIKVKEIIQLQSMTKVPHAHPNVEGITELRGEVLPVVDAAKALGLAQTQNPQSDKLIVTEFNHQKIIFHVHSVTQIHRISWSLIEKPSMLYQGLESQITGVVKWMGEMILLPDFEKIMVELNPESGIHIDQVKKLGKRERSAKRIVIAEDSPLLRGLLHDTLQEAGFMNLEFFENGKDAYEYLYSLSEEGRKIKEEVQLVITDIEMPQMDGHHLTKRIKENNKLAELPVIIFSSLITNDLKHKGQKVGADAQVSKPEIAELVTLIDQYIL from the coding sequence ATGCAGCAAACGGACATCTTATTAGAAAGCGGCACAAATGAACTAGAGATCGTCGAATTTACAGTTGCAGGGCTGAAATTTGGCATTAATGTGATAAAAGTAAAAGAAATTATTCAGCTTCAAAGCATGACAAAAGTGCCCCACGCTCATCCAAACGTGGAAGGGATAACTGAGCTTAGGGGAGAAGTACTGCCGGTCGTAGATGCGGCAAAAGCGCTTGGTCTGGCTCAAACTCAAAATCCACAATCAGATAAGCTGATTGTAACTGAGTTCAATCACCAAAAAATCATTTTTCATGTTCACAGTGTGACACAGATTCACCGGATTTCATGGAGTTTAATCGAAAAGCCCTCCATGCTTTATCAAGGTCTTGAAAGTCAAATAACCGGTGTAGTGAAATGGATGGGAGAGATGATTCTTCTGCCTGACTTTGAAAAAATCATGGTTGAATTAAATCCGGAATCAGGCATCCATATTGATCAAGTGAAAAAACTGGGCAAACGTGAACGCTCTGCAAAAAGAATTGTGATCGCGGAGGATTCTCCTTTACTGAGGGGTCTCCTTCATGATACCTTGCAAGAGGCAGGCTTTATGAATCTTGAGTTTTTTGAAAATGGGAAAGATGCATATGAGTACCTCTATTCACTGTCTGAAGAGGGCAGGAAAATAAAAGAAGAAGTTCAGCTTGTGATTACGGATATTGAAATGCCGCAAATGGACGGGCATCATTTAACAAAACGAATAAAAGAAAACAATAAACTCGCTGAACTGCCGGTCATCATCTTTTCCTCTTTAATCACAAATGACTTAAAGCATAAGGGCCAAAAAGTTGGAGCCGATGCTCAAGTCAGTAAACCTGAGATTGCTGAACTGGTTACTTTGATTGATCAATATATTCTTTAA
- a CDS encoding MFS transporter: MAQLEQQPDALKKHQRAWHLYFSLPILSWALYDFANTIFSSNITTIFFPFYLQEVIGENERLDQIASTFISYANAAASFFLVLFSPLFGVMIDRSGRKKRYIFPFTLIAVACTILMGIFAMTRFPQTIFGLPLALVFVILLFIIAKFFYHSSLIFYDSMISDLGTQKEIPLISGFGVAVGYVGTLVGLTVYPFIGDSGYHHAFIPTAMMFLIFSLPLFLLVKEEPVLQDQKKSSFISGYKEIYQTFKDIRTHRAAFLFMIAYFFLNDAIATAITMMAIYSKAIVGFSSGEFILLYLVSTVASIAGSFIFGYITKSVGTKRSITVVALVLLIALAFAAFAFNPLMFWIAGSLFGVALGAMWVTSRTFIVELTPKEKRGQFFGLFAFSGKVSSIAGPLLYGTITLVLADYGDLASRIAIGSLMILALIGLVVHSFVPHENK, encoded by the coding sequence ATGGCGCAATTAGAACAGCAGCCTGATGCGTTAAAAAAACACCAGAGAGCGTGGCATCTTTATTTTTCCCTGCCCATCTTGTCATGGGCGCTGTATGATTTTGCAAACACAATCTTTTCTTCAAACATAACGACCATCTTTTTTCCTTTTTATCTGCAGGAAGTGATAGGTGAAAATGAACGCTTGGATCAAATTGCAAGCACATTTATTTCGTATGCAAATGCGGCTGCAAGCTTTTTCCTTGTTCTTTTTTCACCGCTGTTCGGCGTGATGATTGACAGATCTGGCAGAAAAAAACGATACATTTTTCCATTTACTCTTATTGCTGTTGCCTGCACTATTTTAATGGGGATCTTCGCAATGACACGTTTTCCCCAGACCATATTTGGACTCCCCCTGGCATTAGTGTTTGTTATTTTGCTGTTTATCATTGCGAAATTTTTTTACCATTCAAGTTTGATTTTCTACGACTCAATGATCTCGGATTTAGGTACACAGAAAGAAATTCCTTTAATTTCAGGTTTTGGAGTTGCTGTGGGGTATGTTGGGACACTCGTTGGACTTACTGTGTATCCATTTATAGGAGACTCAGGCTATCATCATGCGTTCATACCGACAGCCATGATGTTTCTCATTTTTTCCCTTCCATTATTTCTATTAGTAAAAGAAGAGCCGGTTTTGCAGGATCAGAAAAAGTCCTCGTTCATAAGCGGCTATAAAGAAATTTATCAAACATTTAAAGATATCCGGACACACCGTGCGGCTTTTTTGTTCATGATTGCGTATTTCTTTTTAAACGATGCGATCGCTACAGCCATTACGATGATGGCAATTTATTCAAAAGCAATTGTCGGTTTTTCATCAGGCGAGTTTATTCTTCTCTATCTTGTCTCGACAGTCGCAAGCATTGCAGGTTCATTTATCTTTGGATATATTACGAAGTCCGTTGGCACGAAAAGAAGCATTACGGTGGTCGCCCTTGTTCTCCTGATCGCTCTGGCATTTGCAGCGTTTGCTTTCAATCCGCTCATGTTCTGGATAGCTGGAAGTTTATTTGGGGTCGCCCTTGGTGCAATGTGGGTCACATCGAGGACCTTTATAGTTGAACTGACTCCAAAGGAGAAGAGAGGCCAATTTTTTGGGCTGTTTGCTTTTTCCGGCAAAGTGTCATCTATTGCAGGACCTCTTCTGTACGGGACGATTACGCTAGTGCTTGCTGATTACGGTGATCTTGCAAGTCGAATTGCCATTGGATCTCTTATGATCCTAGCTTTAATCGGGCTTGTGGTTCATTCATTTGTTCCGCATGAGAATAAGTAG
- a CDS encoding NCS2 family permease, translating to MHKYFQLKQHDTTVKKELLAGIVSFFTIVYIVVVNGAILADAGIPIEAGIIATILTSFAGCIMMGFIGNTPIILVPGMGVNALFTYTICGSMGLSWQEGLAVVFVSGILFAIVAFTKLSGIISASIPNSLKEAITVGIGIFLTFIGLQKGGIVTGSDTTFVKLGDFTDPHVIVTLITLLITITLFARNIPGNFLISILLGTAIAAGFGLINNSTQGAASQFSIGAYFEVFSAMSFEKITDLAFWTATFSLTMVIVFENIGLVHGHVNMINRPDRYKGSLRANAISAITAGLFGTSPTVSTVETAAGISAGGRTGLTAITTGLLFLSSLFFLPYIKMIPDSAIAPILILIGGLMIQNIQNIDLKDFTESFPAFLIIALIPLTYSIVDGMAFGFIAYPILKMVMKRTREVALPLYVIALLFLANFITHTI from the coding sequence TTGCATAAGTACTTTCAGCTTAAGCAACATGACACGACTGTCAAAAAAGAGCTGCTTGCAGGAATTGTTTCCTTCTTTACAATCGTGTACATTGTTGTCGTAAATGGAGCGATTCTCGCTGATGCCGGTATACCGATTGAAGCAGGTATCATTGCAACCATCTTAACTTCATTTGCAGGATGCATTATGATGGGTTTTATTGGAAATACTCCCATCATTCTTGTTCCCGGAATGGGTGTTAATGCACTGTTTACGTACACAATCTGCGGATCGATGGGACTTTCATGGCAGGAAGGACTTGCAGTTGTCTTTGTATCCGGCATTCTTTTCGCCATCGTTGCGTTTACAAAGCTCTCAGGCATTATCAGCGCTTCTATTCCAAATTCGCTGAAGGAAGCCATAACTGTTGGAATCGGTATTTTCCTTACATTTATTGGTCTCCAAAAAGGCGGCATTGTAACAGGCAGCGACACGACATTTGTGAAATTGGGCGATTTTACTGATCCCCATGTGATTGTCACACTGATTACTTTGCTTATTACGATTACTTTATTTGCACGAAACATTCCAGGCAATTTCTTAATCAGCATTCTGCTTGGTACAGCCATCGCTGCAGGATTTGGGTTAATTAATAACAGCACACAAGGTGCAGCATCTCAATTTTCAATCGGCGCATATTTTGAAGTATTTAGCGCGATGTCTTTTGAAAAAATAACGGATCTTGCCTTTTGGACAGCGACTTTCTCACTGACGATGGTCATCGTTTTTGAAAACATCGGACTTGTTCACGGACATGTTAACATGATTAACAGACCTGACAGATACAAAGGCTCACTTCGGGCAAATGCGATATCTGCCATTACCGCAGGGCTATTCGGCACAAGTCCTACTGTCAGCACAGTGGAAACAGCGGCTGGAATTTCAGCAGGCGGCAGAACGGGCTTAACAGCGATAACAACCGGTTTGCTGTTTTTAAGTTCATTGTTCTTTTTGCCTTATATCAAAATGATTCCAGACAGTGCCATTGCACCTATTTTAATTCTAATCGGCGGATTGATGATTCAGAATATCCAAAACATCGATTTAAAAGATTTTACGGAAAGCTTTCCAGCATTCCTGATTATCGCTCTCATTCCACTCACTTACAGCATTGTAGATGGAATGGCTTTTGGATTTATTGCTTACCCAATTTTAAAAATGGTCATGAAGCGTACAAGAGAAGTAGCGCTGCCTTTATACGTTATCGCGTTACTGTTCCTTGCAAATTTCATTACACATACAATATAG
- a CDS encoding DinB family protein, whose protein sequence is MRTIEEMKHHYKNFDSWVLSLKQLSHEEWLQPIDEGKWSSAEIISHFIAWDRFTLDQRLGKLMRNDVLDPFPDFQSVNDRAAEYAKSGVTKNEMIDEFIEVRSAAVEGFLKFEGEVHQFHFKIGNHPFTIASYMDDFIGHDLHHKAQIVAFLAKNESCGIR, encoded by the coding sequence ATGAGAACAATTGAAGAAATGAAACATCATTATAAAAACTTTGATTCCTGGGTGCTGTCATTAAAACAGCTGAGTCATGAAGAATGGCTTCAGCCTATTGATGAAGGGAAATGGTCTTCTGCAGAAATCATCTCTCATTTCATTGCCTGGGACAGGTTTACGTTAGATCAGAGACTTGGAAAGCTTATGAGAAATGACGTACTGGATCCTTTTCCTGATTTTCAAAGTGTGAATGATCGGGCAGCGGAATATGCAAAAAGCGGTGTGACAAAGAATGAGATGATTGATGAATTTATTGAGGTTCGCTCTGCTGCAGTTGAGGGCTTTCTTAAATTTGAAGGGGAAGTACATCAGTTTCACTTTAAAATTGGGAATCATCCATTTACGATTGCAAGCTATATGGATGATTTTATAGGACATGATCTCCACCATAAAGCTCAGATTGTCGCTTTTCTTGCAAAAAACGAAAGCTGCGGGATTCGATGA
- a CDS encoding ATP-binding protein, whose amino-acid sequence MLSIIKPLLVNITILFSLTFNANLFFPFNTKLKASVIQRVIYGLISAFGALLCMAYPIETLGETFFDLRMVFVLITTLYSGWISGGIVLIVTCLARYLIGGDFYLIGIVITLTAYLMGLLFRKYFFQSELKYISGTIIVVVYFLFYISIIYTYINFLEFQFYLVYFLAFYLSYLSMIFIIESLIKTNKQFDEMVYVDKLTTIGQMAAAIAHEIRNPITTVRGFIQYIQQDTKDDNLKKFSPLILDELDRTNKIITDYLQLAKPHHHELTKIEIDRVLEDIIQLLKPLGSYSNVTLSYQSEEKSSVYGDIALLKQSLMNVIKNGIEAMDHGGEIQITKKTNYMNGTVIIVVKDTGKGMTEEELQHLGLPFYTTKSKGTGLGSMITNRLIREMKGTVEYESEFGKGTTVTISLHLFQ is encoded by the coding sequence GTGTTATCTATTATCAAACCTCTGCTTGTTAATATTACGATATTATTTTCACTGACCTTTAATGCAAACCTTTTTTTCCCTTTTAATACAAAACTGAAGGCATCTGTAATACAAAGGGTCATATACGGATTGATCAGTGCTTTTGGGGCCTTGCTCTGTATGGCCTATCCCATAGAAACGCTTGGAGAGACTTTTTTTGATTTAAGAATGGTCTTTGTCCTGATTACAACCCTTTATTCAGGCTGGATTTCAGGTGGAATTGTCCTTATTGTAACATGTCTTGCAAGATATTTGATCGGGGGAGATTTCTACCTGATCGGCATCGTTATCACTCTTACAGCATATTTAATGGGGCTCTTGTTCAGAAAGTATTTTTTTCAGTCAGAATTGAAATACATAAGCGGGACGATTATAGTTGTTGTCTATTTTCTTTTCTATATTTCAATCATCTATACGTATATTAACTTTCTGGAATTTCAATTTTATTTAGTCTACTTTTTGGCGTTTTATCTTTCCTACTTGTCTATGATTTTTATCATTGAAAGTTTGATTAAAACCAATAAGCAATTCGATGAAATGGTTTATGTGGATAAACTGACGACAATTGGCCAGATGGCAGCTGCCATTGCTCATGAAATCAGAAATCCAATCACAACGGTCAGAGGATTCATTCAATATATCCAGCAGGATACAAAAGATGATAATTTAAAGAAATTTTCTCCCTTAATTCTGGATGAATTAGACCGGACCAATAAAATCATAACTGACTATTTACAGCTTGCAAAACCGCATCATCATGAATTGACAAAAATAGAAATCGATCGTGTTTTAGAAGACATTATTCAGCTTTTAAAACCGCTTGGATCTTATTCAAATGTAACTTTATCTTATCAAAGCGAAGAAAAAAGCTCTGTATACGGCGATATTGCACTTTTGAAGCAATCTTTAATGAATGTGATTAAAAATGGAATTGAAGCCATGGATCATGGCGGCGAGATTCAAATTACTAAAAAAACAAATTATATGAACGGTACAGTGATCATTGTCGTTAAAGATACAGGAAAAGGCATGACAGAAGAAGAGCTGCAGCATTTAGGCCTTCCATTTTATACGACAAAATCAAAGGGCACAGGTCTGGGTTCAATGATTACGAATCGGCTCATCCGTGAAATGAAGGGCACGGTTGAATATGAAAGTGAGTTTGGAAAAGGAACAACTGTGACAATCAGCCTTCATTTGTTTCAGTAA
- a CDS encoding PadR family transcriptional regulator, with protein MSMKLVILGLLLERDAHPYEMKQTMEQRHMDHFMKLQKGSLYYAVEQLYKNDYIKVVDVIKDTNRPDKTIYQITDSGKELFHKLILEELSSDSNLYHPLFTGVAFALHGNPQEIADILEKRMALTEKRVQELSSILDFYKQLPRAVIHLIKGSILHGEAELTWLKNLIADARAEKLQTLGVDDEN; from the coding sequence ATGTCTATGAAATTAGTTATTCTCGGTCTTTTATTGGAACGGGATGCCCATCCTTATGAAATGAAACAAACGATGGAACAAAGACATATGGATCATTTTATGAAACTGCAAAAAGGATCACTCTATTACGCAGTAGAGCAGCTGTACAAAAATGATTATATAAAGGTAGTCGATGTGATCAAGGATACAAACAGACCGGATAAAACAATTTACCAGATTACCGACTCAGGGAAAGAGCTGTTTCACAAGCTGATTCTTGAGGAATTATCCAGCGACTCCAATTTATATCATCCCCTTTTTACGGGCGTTGCTTTTGCCTTGCATGGAAATCCCCAGGAAATAGCAGATATACTTGAAAAAAGAATGGCTTTGACCGAAAAAAGAGTTCAAGAGCTTTCAAGCATTTTAGACTTTTATAAACAATTGCCAAGGGCTGTGATCCATTTAATTAAAGGGTCCATTCTTCACGGAGAAGCTGAGCTGACATGGCTGAAGAACTTGATAGCTGATGCCCGTGCAGAAAAACTGCAAACACTTGGTGTTGATGATGAAAATTAG
- a CDS encoding transporter — translation MPPGPPPGFGGGQGQGPTGPPPSYIPQQSPSLYAVDPGAIRGCLFRYTYVWLNNGRSFWFYPTFVGRTSVAGYRWRPRQFRWDYFGIDTQRIASFSCR, via the coding sequence ATGCCGCCAGGGCCCCCGCCTGGATTTGGAGGAGGACAGGGGCAGGGACCAACAGGACCGCCGCCAAGTTATATTCCCCAGCAATCACCTTCCCTATATGCTGTTGATCCAGGAGCAATCAGGGGCTGTTTATTCAGGTATACATACGTATGGCTGAACAACGGCAGAAGTTTTTGGTTTTACCCAACCTTTGTAGGCAGAACATCTGTTGCAGGATACAGATGGAGACCACGCCAATTCAGATGGGACTACTTCGGCATAGATACTCAGCGAATTGCTTCATTTTCTTGCCGATAA
- a CDS encoding TIGR00725 family protein: MKRIAVIGQSGEIPEDIQLISEEVGAEIALRNAVLLTGGGSGVMEAASKGAKEAGGLVIGILAGDETHVANDYLDVPITTGLSFDYRSLILIHSSDAIIMIRGGNGTLGELSAAYMNKKPVVVIETSGGWATKVKEVAFEGAYLDERRTVEIHYANTAKMAVDRAFLRIEHPLDEGKNTGIIGD, from the coding sequence GTGAAGAGAATTGCTGTAATCGGCCAATCTGGAGAAATTCCCGAAGACATTCAATTAATAAGTGAAGAGGTTGGAGCAGAAATTGCATTGAGAAATGCAGTGCTGCTGACTGGCGGCGGCAGCGGCGTGATGGAGGCAGCATCGAAAGGGGCAAAAGAGGCCGGCGGACTTGTTATCGGCATTCTTGCGGGAGATGAAACACACGTTGCGAATGACTATCTGGATGTACCCATCACAACCGGCTTGTCCTTTGATTACCGAAGCTTAATATTAATTCATTCATCAGACGCCATTATTATGATTCGGGGCGGAAACGGAACGCTTGGAGAACTGTCAGCCGCATATATGAACAAAAAGCCTGTTGTCGTCATCGAAACATCCGGCGGATGGGCGACCAAAGTAAAAGAAGTGGCCTTTGAAGGCGCCTATCTTGATGAGAGAAGAACCGTAGAAATTCACTACGCAAACACCGCAAAAATGGCCGTAGACAGAGCATTCTTGCGAATTGAACATCCTCTAGATGAAGGGAAGAATACCGGAATCATTGGAGATTAA